CGAGGTGCGTGCGCGGTACGCCGAGGAGGCCCTGAAGGGGCTGCCGGATGCGCCGGCGGCGATGCGCGTGCGCCTGGTCGACGACGTGCGCGCGGAGTATTCCGAGGCGCACGCTCGGCTCGCCGAGCTCATGACGGGCCCGGGCGCGGATGCCCGTGCGCGGATGCTCGACGCCTTCTGCGCCGATCCGCGGTTCACGGCGCGCGCCGACCTGGCTGCGGTTCCGATGGTCGGCGCGTTGCTCGCGGACGAGGCGCATCGAGCGATGCTGCGGGCGATGCGCGCCGACTCGTCGCCCGAGCGGCTGCATCGCGCCCGCAAGGCGGCACGGCGACTGCGCTACGCGGCGGAGGCGGTGTCGGAGCCGCCGACCGAGGTGCTGGGGGAGCGCGCACGGCAGCTCGCCGCGGCCGGCGAGGCGATCCACGACCTGCTCGGCGACCACCGCGACGCGCTGATCTTCGCCGAGCACGCCCGTCGTGTCGGCGGCGCGCATGCCCGCACGCACGCGGATCTCGCCGCCGGGGCGGAGGCGGTCGCGGCGGGGCACCTGCGCCGGTATCCGGCTGCGGTGCGGCGGTTGCGCGGTGCGACGGGCGCATTCGTCGCGGGGGTCGACTGAGGGCGGCGCCGGCTCGGGGCATCCGCTCGCTCCTCGACGTCGTGCCGGCACCGTTGACAGCACTCGCACCCGGCGGTAATCTCCTCGCAGATTCGTTCGGTCGATCGATCGAAAACCGATCGAACAGGCAGGGGGAGCCACGATGGCGAGCAGCGATACCCGGGCGGCGATTCTCGGTGCGGCCCGCGAGCTGGTGCTCCGCGACGGATTCGCCGCGCTCTCGACGCGCAAGGTCGCCGACGAGGCCGACGTGCCGCAGTCGCAGATCCACTACCACTTCGGCACGCGCGAGCAACTCGTACTGAGCGTGCTCGAGGCGGAGGACGCCTCGCTCGTCGATCGACAGGCGGCGCTCTACGCCGGCGACGAACCGCTGTCGGCGCAGTGGGCACGGGCATGCGACTACCTCGACGACGACCTCGACTCGGGCTACGTGCGCATCCTGCACGAGATGATGGCGGCCGGGTGGTCGACCGAGGTCGTGGGGGCGCGGGTGCGCCGCATCTACGACGGCTGGACGTCGGTGCTGACGGATGCCGCGCGGCGGGCGTCGGCACGGGGCATCCGCTTCGGTGCCTTGACCGTCGAGGAGATGGTCGCGCTCGTGAGTGCGGCGTTCATCGGGGCGGAGGCGATGATCCTGAGCGGCACCGAGGGGCCGACGCGGCCGTTCCGCGACGCGCTGCGGGCGATCGGGCGGCTGATCGCCGCGGAGGAGGCGCGCCTCGCGGCGCTCGAGGAGGAGGTGCGGTCATGAGGGCGACGATGCCGACGGCGGAGGGCTCGGTCGAGCGGGCCGGGGCGAGCGTGCACTGGGAGGTGTACGGGGCGGACGGGCCGACCATCCTGCTCGCGCCGACCTGGGAACTGGTGCACTCGCGCAACTGGAAGATGCAGGTCTCGTTCCTCGCCCGGCACTACCGGGTCGTGCTGTTCGACGCGGTGGGCAACGGGCGGTCGTCGCGGCCGGCGGACCCCGGTCGGTACTCGTGGGCGAACCGCGACGCCGACGCGATCGCCGTGCTCGACGCCACGGGAACGAAGCGGTGCGTCGTCGTCGGCTACTCGATGGGTGGTGAGCTCGCGATCACGCTCGCCGCGCTGCATCCGGGGCGGGTCGACGGGGTCGTCACGATCGGCGCCGCTCACGAGTGGGTCGTGCCCATGGTCGACCGTCAGGCGCCCGAACCGCCCGCGCCCGGCGAGCGACCCGAGGGCTGGGCGAAGTACGACCCCGACTACTGGCGCACCGACTACCGCGACTTCGCCGAGTGGTTCGTCGCCGAGGTGGTCTCCGACCCGCACTCGACCAAGGCCTGGGACGACGGCGTCGGCTGGGCGATGGAGACGACGGGCGACGTGCTCGCGGCGACCGAGGTGGACTACGCCGACCTCGACGTGGACGACATGGAGCGGCGCATCCGCTCGATCGACGTGCCGGTGCTGCTGATGCACGGCACCGACGACCGCATCGTGCACCCGGGCAGCTCGGAGCTCCTGCACGAGTGGATCCCGGG
This is a stretch of genomic DNA from Agromyces sp. SYSU T00194. It encodes these proteins:
- a CDS encoding CHAD domain-containing protein — protein: MGEHAPERAGDAVLAAIAHLAARIRELEPAARSDAPDAVHQLRTHVRRLRSVLAAYRPLFDGARVDDLRRTYARYGEELGRVRDLEVRARYAEEALKGLPDAPAAMRVRLVDDVRAEYSEAHARLAELMTGPGADARARMLDAFCADPRFTARADLAAVPMVGALLADEAHRAMLRAMRADSSPERLHRARKAARRLRYAAEAVSEPPTEVLGERARQLAAAGEAIHDLLGDHRDALIFAEHARRVGGAHARTHADLAAGAEAVAAGHLRRYPAAVRRLRGATGAFVAGVD
- a CDS encoding TetR/AcrR family transcriptional regulator translates to MASSDTRAAILGAARELVLRDGFAALSTRKVADEADVPQSQIHYHFGTREQLVLSVLEAEDASLVDRQAALYAGDEPLSAQWARACDYLDDDLDSGYVRILHEMMAAGWSTEVVGARVRRIYDGWTSVLTDAARRASARGIRFGALTVEEMVALVSAAFIGAEAMILSGTEGPTRPFRDALRAIGRLIAAEEARLAALEEEVRS